A region from the Sorex araneus isolate mSorAra2 chromosome 6, mSorAra2.pri, whole genome shotgun sequence genome encodes:
- the TEX43 gene encoding testis-expressed protein 43 has translation MASGKDAKPVSPKPMCPDENLDEPNVTDIHLPRFSLKQGMIPSYYVMPWKQNMEFRSLNMKRAQACGIYAGTSEEPLFVNHSERLCHGEDRKAVFKKGPPEVKITDMPLYSPLSKYQSTVISHGYRRRLI, from the exons ATGGCTTCAGGGAAAGATGCAAAACCTGTTTCACCAAAACCCATGTGTCCTGATGAGAATTTGGACGAGCCTAA tgTTACTGACATCCATTTGCCACGGTTTTCACTGAAGCAAGGGATGATTCCAAGTTACTATGTTATGCCTTGGAAACAAAACATGGAATTCAGGAGTTTGAATATGAAG CGTGCTCAAGCATGCGGCATCTATGCTGGCACTTCAGAAGAGCCTCTGTTTGTGAATCACAGCGAAAGGCTTTGCCATGGCGAAGACCGAAAAGCTGTCTTCAAGAaaggcccaccagaagtgaaaaTCACAGACATGCCTTTGTACTCCCCCCTCTCCAAATACCAAAGCACTGTGATTTCCCACGGCTATCGGAGACGACTGATCtga